The following proteins are co-located in the Nitrospiraceae bacterium genome:
- a CDS encoding saccharopine dehydrogenase NADP-binding domain-containing protein, with protein MRFSQTAPCRLLIFGANGVFGRRIIKGLATLDGLNIGAVCRTKQQAIALAQEFKPSVSPLWGDVQCRSEVRSLMDGAHAVFHCAGPFSAHPLHPLRLALEHGLHYADLGDDPGYLETAAQLMASYPPVDRIVICGASSLPSMTSLLTRMAESRYGPVERISIRMFIGNQNPKGKGVIEYLIHALRHPFQAMRNGSSTPEWTWSTSSTYSSPFDSRRHPFSLIESPDDHFLPLWFKAVEVCFQVSLEFWWIHHVVRLIGLLQRITPQWIDPLWSALLFRGHPLLLSHFGSTLGWLEVTTTHRHGSDLVIHCQQFSAGDDGQKIPSFPLITIGRALAGQLPCQTGTVTRFMDLLAIEQFLTEIRAAGINYHVGRPISEDGRQAALQ; from the coding sequence ATGCGTTTTTCTCAAACCGCACCCTGCCGATTACTCATTTTTGGCGCAAACGGGGTATTCGGTCGGCGAATCATCAAGGGACTCGCGACTCTGGATGGACTCAATATCGGGGCGGTCTGTCGAACCAAACAGCAAGCCATAGCCCTCGCTCAAGAGTTCAAGCCTTCCGTCTCTCCTTTATGGGGTGATGTTCAATGTCGGAGTGAGGTGCGGAGTCTGATGGACGGTGCGCATGCGGTCTTTCATTGTGCGGGCCCGTTCAGTGCTCACCCCCTCCATCCGCTGCGGCTCGCCCTTGAACATGGCCTCCATTATGCCGATTTGGGAGATGACCCCGGCTATCTCGAGACAGCCGCCCAACTCATGGCCTCCTATCCACCTGTCGATCGGATAGTGATCTGTGGAGCGTCGAGTCTACCCTCCATGACCTCCCTCCTCACTCGAATGGCTGAGTCCCGATACGGGCCAGTTGAACGGATCTCCATCCGGATGTTTATCGGAAACCAAAATCCAAAGGGGAAAGGGGTTATCGAATATCTGATTCATGCGTTGAGACATCCATTTCAAGCCATGCGAAATGGCTCTTCGACACCGGAGTGGACTTGGAGCACGTCTTCCACCTATTCGAGCCCCTTCGACTCCAGACGGCACCCGTTTAGTCTCATCGAATCCCCTGACGACCATTTCTTGCCTCTCTGGTTTAAGGCGGTAGAGGTCTGTTTCCAAGTCAGCCTTGAATTTTGGTGGATTCATCATGTGGTCCGCCTCATCGGTCTACTCCAACGCATCACGCCACAATGGATAGATCCACTGTGGAGTGCCCTCCTGTTCAGAGGACATCCGTTGTTGTTGAGCCACTTCGGCAGCACCCTGGGATGGCTTGAGGTGACGACCACTCATCGGCATGGATCAGACCTAGTCATCCATTGTCAACAATTCTCCGCCGGCGATGATGGTCAGAAAATCCCTTCGTTCCCATTGATCACCATCGGCCGCGCCCTCGCAGGCCAGCTTCCGTGTCAGACAGGTACGGTCACAAGATTTATGGACCTTCTGGCCATCGAGCAGTTTCTGACGGAAATCCGCGCCGCTGGAATCAACTATCACGTTGGCCGCCCGATATCGGAAGATGGCCGTCAAGCAGCTCTTCAATAA
- a CDS encoding NmrA family NAD(P)-binding protein, with protein MPELNIVTGGLSYIGKYITRRLVAEGKKVLILTGHPNRPNPFGKQITIAPWNFENQKALVTCLQGATTLFNTYWVRFDYDTVSFDSAVENTKQLIKAAEEAGVRKIVHLSVSNPSEEAPFPYFRGKAVLEKAIRQSKLPYAIIRPTLVFGGEEEILVNNIAWLLRRFPIFAIPAPVDYRLQPIFVEDVATLAVEGARTPENTTIDAAGPDTFTFKEMVQLIAQKIGSRTLLFHASPSVSLALLKVIGLLVDDVVLTRDELGALMANLLVAKDRPRGTTRLSDWLDQKANALGRTYASEFDRHFR; from the coding sequence GTGCCTGAACTGAATATTGTGACAGGGGGACTCAGCTATATAGGCAAATACATCACGCGACGACTTGTTGCGGAGGGAAAGAAGGTCCTCATCCTGACGGGCCATCCCAATCGCCCCAACCCATTTGGCAAGCAGATCACCATTGCGCCATGGAATTTCGAGAACCAAAAAGCCCTGGTCACCTGCCTTCAGGGAGCCACAACGCTCTTCAACACCTACTGGGTCCGTTTTGATTACGACACGGTCTCGTTCGATAGCGCTGTCGAAAATACCAAACAGTTGATCAAGGCAGCTGAGGAGGCCGGTGTTCGAAAGATTGTTCACCTGAGCGTCTCGAATCCATCCGAAGAAGCACCGTTTCCCTATTTCAGAGGGAAGGCCGTGCTCGAGAAGGCCATTCGCCAATCAAAGTTGCCCTATGCGATCATCCGGCCAACTTTGGTGTTTGGCGGCGAAGAAGAAATCCTCGTCAACAACATTGCATGGCTCCTGAGACGGTTTCCGATTTTTGCCATTCCCGCACCGGTCGACTACCGCCTGCAGCCCATATTTGTCGAAGACGTGGCGACACTTGCGGTCGAAGGAGCCCGGACTCCTGAGAACACAACCATAGATGCGGCAGGCCCTGATACGTTCACATTCAAGGAAATGGTGCAGCTGATCGCTCAAAAGATTGGCAGCAGAACGCTTCTCTTTCACGCGAGTCCCAGCGTGTCTCTGGCGCTTCTCAAAGTGATCGGCTTGTTGGTCGATGATGTCGTTCTGACCCGTGACGAACTGGGGGCCTTGATGGCCAATCTCCTTGTTGCGAAAGACCGACCGAGAGGAACCACTCGGCTGAGCGACTGGCTCGATCAGAAGGCCAACGCTCTAGGACGGACCTATGCCTCAGAATTTGACCGTCATTTTCGCTAG
- a CDS encoding aldo/keto reductase — MLQRRSPTVHSILPPSREIPRRPLGKTGVEVSVLALGGAHLGRIDCEKNAIKLIHEAIAAGLTFFDNAWEYHDGRSEDWMGKALVGRRHKVFVMTKVCTHGRNKKLAFKQLEESLRRLRTDYIDLWQIHEVIYPDEPHQHFSPNGSIEALMEAKRQGKVRFVGFTGHKDPAIHLKMLQYGFPWDTCQLPLNVFDGTFRSFERTVLPELIRLSIAPLAMKTLSGNGDPIRQGILTAEEALRYVLSLPIASVVSGVDSLEVLHQNVRIAHQFTPMTEDEMEALRRRVESYATDGRFEGFKSSDIYDSAIGREQHRERAA, encoded by the coding sequence ATGCTTCAACGAAGATCGCCAACCGTTCATTCCATCCTTCCACCGTCAAGAGAAATTCCCCGCCGACCTCTTGGGAAAACTGGCGTTGAAGTGTCCGTTCTCGCCCTAGGAGGTGCCCACTTAGGTCGCATTGACTGTGAAAAGAACGCCATCAAGCTTATCCATGAAGCAATAGCTGCCGGGCTCACCTTCTTTGACAACGCTTGGGAATATCATGACGGACGTAGTGAAGACTGGATGGGGAAGGCTCTCGTTGGTCGACGGCACAAGGTCTTCGTCATGACCAAGGTGTGCACTCATGGCCGCAACAAAAAGCTGGCTTTCAAGCAACTCGAGGAATCCTTGCGGCGCCTACGAACAGACTACATCGATCTCTGGCAGATTCACGAGGTGATTTACCCTGATGAGCCTCATCAGCATTTTAGTCCAAACGGAAGTATCGAAGCATTGATGGAGGCAAAGCGTCAAGGCAAGGTTCGCTTCGTCGGATTTACGGGTCATAAGGATCCCGCAATCCATCTGAAGATGTTGCAGTATGGCTTCCCTTGGGATACTTGCCAACTACCACTGAACGTGTTTGATGGCACCTTTCGAAGCTTTGAGCGTACCGTCTTACCTGAGCTGATCCGGTTGAGTATCGCTCCTCTTGCGATGAAGACCCTGAGCGGCAACGGAGATCCTATCAGGCAAGGCATACTCACGGCGGAGGAGGCGTTACGTTATGTCCTCAGTCTTCCAATTGCCTCTGTCGTCAGTGGAGTTGATTCACTGGAAGTGTTGCACCAGAATGTCAGGATAGCGCACCAATTCACCCCTATGACCGAAGACGAGATGGAGGCCCTGAGGCGGCGGGTCGAATCTTACGCAACGGATGGGCGATTTGAAGGGTTCAAATCCTCGGACATTTATGACAGTGCAATAGGGAGAGAGCAACACAGAGAGAGGGCAGCTTAA
- a CDS encoding DedA family protein, translating into MEAGFDWIGRYRYGAIFTLLMLGIVGLPISDESLLIFVGYLSFKGTLQLEPAVVTAFLGSASGITISYALGRFVGLPALLKFGYLFHLRPDHLAKAQQWVERWGRYSLLVAYFIPGLRHLGALILGAALLPPTVFARFAYTGALIWSTSFIGIGYIGGEEWNQLSPLMHRTLVVVTLLVLLTLAIGVAWCLVRRTLRSYSRASGE; encoded by the coding sequence ATGGAAGCTGGATTCGATTGGATTGGCCGCTACCGGTACGGAGCGATCTTCACTCTGCTGATGCTGGGCATCGTGGGTCTCCCAATTTCAGACGAGTCATTACTCATTTTCGTCGGCTATCTCAGCTTCAAAGGGACGCTGCAGCTTGAGCCGGCGGTGGTTACCGCCTTCTTGGGGAGTGCCAGCGGCATTACCATCAGCTATGCGCTCGGCCGGTTTGTCGGGCTTCCCGCACTCCTCAAATTCGGCTACCTGTTTCACCTTCGACCAGACCACCTGGCCAAAGCGCAGCAATGGGTTGAACGCTGGGGGAGGTATTCCCTTCTCGTGGCCTATTTCATCCCCGGACTCCGTCACCTTGGCGCCTTGATCTTGGGCGCCGCGCTGCTTCCTCCGACGGTATTTGCCCGGTTTGCCTATACTGGAGCCTTGATCTGGTCGACGAGCTTTATTGGAATCGGGTACATCGGCGGAGAAGAATGGAACCAGCTTTCCCCTTTGATGCATCGAACACTGGTTGTGGTGACACTGCTGGTTCTTCTTACGCTCGCGATAGGGGTCGCATGGTGCCTCGTGCGACGAACCCTCAGATCGTACTCTCGCGCCAGCGGGGAATGA
- a CDS encoding PilZ domain-containing protein, whose product MDLRRHQRFPVHFHSMLSGPKLSESTGTIVNLSEGGCCVETKSQVYTGIQLALRLHVPGEEAPIRVEQAAVRWTRGHELGVGFITLTPPHKERLSHFLERLKREQQA is encoded by the coding sequence ATGGACCTCCGCCGCCACCAGCGCTTTCCTGTGCATTTTCACAGCATGCTCTCTGGTCCCAAGCTTAGCGAATCGACTGGTACCATCGTAAACCTGTCGGAGGGTGGCTGCTGTGTCGAGACCAAGAGCCAGGTATATACAGGTATTCAATTGGCCCTGCGCCTTCACGTGCCTGGCGAAGAAGCGCCAATCCGTGTCGAACAGGCGGCGGTACGCTGGACCCGCGGCCACGAATTGGGTGTGGGCTTCATCACCCTGACTCCACCACACAAGGAACGATTAAGCCACTTCCTCGAGCGATTAAAGCGAGAGCAACAGGCTTGA
- a CDS encoding thermonuclease family protein → MLNTYGPDKNGRKIADMLLRHGTNVSFKFVKEGYCRWDRKYAPGNRKFEKLEQEARQGKKGLWAESNPVPPWEWRKKKK, encoded by the coding sequence CTGCTCAATACCTACGGCCCCGACAAGAACGGGCGGAAAATTGCCGATATGCTCCTGCGGCATGGCACCAACGTCAGCTTTAAGTTCGTCAAAGAGGGGTACTGTCGGTGGGATCGAAAATATGCGCCGGGGAACAGGAAATTCGAAAAGCTGGAACAAGAAGCCCGGCAGGGCAAGAAGGGATTGTGGGCAGAATCCAACCCGGTGCCTCCGTGGGAGTGGCGAAAGAAGAAGAAGTAA
- a CDS encoding response regulator transcription factor, translating to MTTFSLKKILIVEDEEDIAQLVKHYLEKEGFRTAIAKTGIEGLRSIKSEFPDMVILDLMLPEMDGLEVCKKIRSLPDTVMLPVLMLTAKAEESDTIIGLELGADDYVTKPFSPKALVSRVKALFRRLERADDSTQSSYSYGPLLMDLSRHEVLIDGQEIPLTTKEFGLLEHLLHQPGRVLTRDVLLNAVWGYNYYGTTRTVDVHIRRLKQKLPFLNEAILSVKSLGYKLKYINASE from the coding sequence ATGACAACTTTCTCCTTGAAAAAGATCTTGATTGTCGAAGATGAAGAAGACATCGCGCAGCTGGTGAAACACTATCTCGAAAAAGAAGGGTTTCGAACAGCGATCGCCAAAACGGGAATCGAAGGCCTCAGGTCCATCAAGAGCGAATTCCCCGACATGGTCATTCTGGATCTGATGCTCCCGGAAATGGACGGGCTGGAAGTCTGCAAGAAAATTCGGAGTCTTCCGGACACGGTCATGCTTCCTGTCCTGATGTTGACCGCAAAAGCCGAAGAGTCTGACACCATCATCGGCCTTGAACTGGGAGCCGATGACTATGTCACCAAACCATTCAGCCCCAAGGCGTTAGTATCGCGAGTCAAAGCCTTGTTCCGCCGATTGGAGCGCGCCGATGATTCAACCCAATCCTCTTACTCCTACGGTCCGTTGCTCATGGACCTCTCACGGCATGAGGTTTTGATTGACGGGCAGGAGATTCCTTTGACGACGAAGGAATTCGGATTGCTCGAACATCTCCTGCATCAGCCCGGTCGGGTGTTGACCCGCGACGTGCTCTTAAATGCGGTGTGGGGCTACAATTACTACGGTACGACCAGAACGGTCGATGTCCACATTCGTCGGCTCAAGCAGAAACTCCCTTTCCTGAATGAGGCGATTCTCTCCGTCAAATCACTTGGGTATAAGCTCAAATACATCAACGCATCCGAATGA
- a CDS encoding GNAT family N-acyltransferase has translation MAAQTVEQGHTSNLSVTLAKSAFEVREAQRLRYQVFVEECGARLESPTVGIDEDEFDSSCEHLIVRDQDTDQVVGTYRILTSWKAKELGRFYSESEFDLTKLRPLLPRVVEVGRSCIHPDYRRGGVITLLWAGLARFMLTGGYEYLMGCASISLADGGSSATEAYLSLRREHLSPEYWRVTPHRPFPVAPGIVVGKPILPPLIKGYVRLGAYICGEPAWDQQFNTADLFMLLPMSRMDQRYARHFMGTTCLAQPSAA, from the coding sequence ATGGCTGCTCAAACCGTAGAGCAAGGGCATACATCCAATCTATCGGTCACGCTTGCGAAATCGGCCTTTGAAGTACGGGAGGCCCAACGACTCCGCTATCAGGTCTTCGTAGAGGAATGTGGCGCTCGTCTGGAGTCGCCCACAGTGGGGATCGATGAAGATGAGTTCGATTCCTCCTGCGAGCATTTGATTGTCCGCGACCAAGACACCGATCAGGTCGTCGGCACCTATCGAATCTTGACGTCATGGAAGGCGAAGGAGTTGGGTCGATTTTATTCCGAAAGCGAGTTCGATCTGACCAAACTTCGTCCATTGCTCCCCCGGGTCGTCGAGGTCGGACGATCGTGCATCCACCCCGACTATCGACGTGGAGGCGTCATTACCTTGCTGTGGGCCGGGTTGGCTCGTTTCATGCTGACCGGCGGATATGAGTACCTGATGGGCTGCGCGAGCATCAGCCTGGCCGATGGCGGAAGCAGTGCGACGGAAGCGTACCTCAGCTTGCGAAGAGAACATCTGAGCCCGGAATATTGGCGAGTTACACCTCATCGTCCGTTCCCCGTCGCACCAGGCATCGTCGTCGGCAAGCCGATCCTCCCGCCACTCATCAAGGGATATGTCCGGTTAGGAGCCTATATCTGCGGAGAGCCGGCATGGGATCAACAGTTCAACACCGCCGACCTCTTCATGTTACTGCCGATGTCGCGAATGGACCAGCGATACGCGCGCCATTTTATGGGAACCACATGTCTCGCCCAACCCTCAGCCGCATAA
- a CDS encoding lysophospholipid acyltransferase family protein encodes MSRPTLSRIKQAGRILRLVNHLAKGVLLVWIVFPHVNSTQRDAIIVEWSQEMLGILHARLRLLGDVPPVTLSSVLFAANHISWLDILAINAFRRVRFVAKAEVRQLPIVGWLAARAGTTFIRRSRSYELTRVAKTVSRSLRKGHCVALFPEGTTSDGTSLRPFHSGLFESAIDAEATVWPVGLRYPGPDGTADVGAAFLGEDSLIASMLRIVARPATEIQMWFAPPLIAAGSTRRELAQQAEDVIARWVEGSRGRADVPARLHIMVTDPCSPPLSTA; translated from the coding sequence ATGTCTCGCCCAACCCTCAGCCGCATAAAGCAAGCAGGCCGAATACTCCGCCTGGTCAATCACCTGGCGAAGGGCGTTCTCCTCGTGTGGATCGTCTTCCCTCACGTCAACTCAACCCAACGCGACGCCATCATCGTCGAGTGGTCGCAAGAGATGCTGGGGATCTTACACGCACGTCTCCGATTGTTAGGCGACGTTCCTCCAGTGACGCTGTCTTCGGTGCTCTTTGCAGCCAACCATATCTCTTGGCTGGATATCTTGGCCATCAACGCTTTCCGGAGAGTCCGATTCGTGGCAAAAGCTGAGGTTCGGCAGTTGCCGATCGTCGGCTGGCTTGCCGCCCGAGCGGGGACGACGTTTATCCGTCGATCGCGCAGCTATGAGTTGACCCGTGTGGCCAAGACAGTCAGCCGTTCATTGCGCAAAGGACACTGCGTCGCCCTGTTCCCGGAGGGCACGACGTCCGACGGGACCTCCCTACGACCGTTTCATTCGGGATTGTTCGAATCCGCGATCGATGCGGAGGCCACTGTCTGGCCGGTGGGCCTTCGTTACCCGGGGCCTGACGGGACAGCCGACGTTGGGGCGGCTTTCCTCGGTGAAGATTCCCTGATCGCTTCGATGCTTCGCATCGTGGCTCGACCTGCAACGGAAATCCAGATGTGGTTCGCTCCGCCGTTAATTGCCGCCGGCTCGACTCGACGGGAACTCGCTCAGCAAGCGGAGGATGTAATCGCACGATGGGTCGAGGGCTCTCGCGGTCGGGCCGATGTCCCAGCCAGACTCCATATCATGGTAACCGATCCATGCTCCCCTCCGCTCTCCACCGCTTGA